A segment of the Gammaproteobacteria bacterium genome:
GGTATCCGCCTGGGCGATCTTGTCCACAGTCTCCAGGCCCTCTACCACCTGCCCGAAGACGGCGTACCCCCAACCCCTGGGAGTCTTGGCGGTATGGTCCAGGAAGGCGTTGTCCACGAGGTTGATGAAGAACTGCGCCGTGGCGGAATGCGGGTCGGAGGTCCGCGCCATGGCCACGGTGCCGCGGCGATTGCGCAGGCCGTTGTCCGCTTCGTTGCGGATGGCGCTGCGCGTGCTTTCCCGCTGCTCCATTCCCGGCTTGAAGCCGCCCCCCTGGATCATGAAGCCGGGGATGACCCGGTGGAAGATCAGTCCGTCGTAATAGCGGCTTTCCACGTATGCCAGGAAATTGCGCGCCGACTCCGGGGCTTTGTCGGGGAACAGCTCGATCACGATATTGCCCGCGCTGGTCTCCAGCAACACCTGCGGCTTCTCCGCCGCCCCTCCGCCCGCGGGCAGCGCCGCCGCCGCCAATATTGCCCCCGATAACCAAATTTTTCTGTACAACATTGCTTTCCTCCTCGGCCCGCCGCCGCTTATCTGTCGTGATGCGCTCGCAACATGCCCTGGCGCGCCCGATCCGACCGCCGCCGCGCGCCCGGCAACCGCGGCAAATA
Coding sequences within it:
- a CDS encoding peptidylprolyl isomerase; its protein translation is MLYRKIWLSGAILAAAALPAGGGAAEKPQVLLETSAGNIVIELFPDKAPESARNFLAYVESRYYDGLIFHRVIPGFMIQGGGFKPGMEQRESTRSAIRNEADNGLRNRRGTVAMARTSDPHSATAQFFINLVDNAFLDHTAKTPRGWGYAVFGQVVEGLETVDKIAQADTDRAGPHGDVPVEDIVIRRASLVSAAEEGAGEAEPKP